One region of Vallitalea okinawensis genomic DNA includes:
- a CDS encoding MATE family efflux transporter has translation MTKSMDLTKGHISSELLRLAIPIFATSFIQVAYGFIDTFWIGRLSDEAVAAVGTCGYFLWLGASIALICKVGGNVKISQSIGANETEQAKKYISHSILLNALIAFIYMLILVAFNKSIIGFFNLGDVATEGLAQEYLVIIGASMIFYFFNPVISAIITSFGNSRVPFIMNSIGLVFNILLDPVLIFGFGGLPKLGVVGAALATALSQVLVSTLFIGYIMYNTRKGKLPLFRGLSFTKVKWNITKDILLIGLPAAIQAALFAGFSIIIAKIIALWGTYAIAAQKVGAQIESISWATCEGFSVAVSTFIGQNYGAKKYDRLKKGYMVSIGMVTVIGTVATILLLTLNEEIYNLFVSEPETIAIGINYLIIIAFSQIFMCIEIATMGAFNGISKPGISAIVVISLTALRIPMALALSATSLDINGIWWALTITSILKGIFLLIMFIMYMEKKIKPQLKELKIS, from the coding sequence ATGACAAAATCAATGGATTTAACAAAAGGACATATAAGCAGTGAATTGCTCAGGTTAGCCATACCTATATTCGCTACTAGCTTTATACAGGTTGCCTATGGTTTTATAGATACTTTTTGGATTGGACGCCTTAGTGATGAAGCCGTTGCTGCAGTGGGGACTTGTGGATACTTCTTGTGGTTAGGTGCATCCATTGCTTTGATTTGTAAAGTTGGTGGTAACGTCAAGATATCGCAATCCATAGGTGCTAACGAAACGGAGCAAGCAAAAAAATATATTTCACATAGCATTCTTTTAAATGCACTGATTGCGTTTATATACATGTTAATTCTCGTTGCATTTAATAAGTCAATCATCGGTTTCTTTAACCTAGGAGACGTTGCTACAGAGGGATTAGCACAGGAATATCTAGTTATCATTGGTGCTAGTATGATTTTTTATTTTTTCAATCCTGTCATATCAGCCATTATAACTTCCTTTGGAAACAGTCGAGTACCTTTTATCATGAATTCAATAGGCCTAGTATTTAATATTCTTTTAGATCCTGTTCTTATATTTGGGTTTGGTGGGTTACCTAAGCTTGGAGTGGTGGGAGCGGCATTGGCAACTGCTTTATCACAGGTTTTAGTATCTACTTTATTCATAGGCTATATTATGTATAATACACGCAAGGGGAAACTACCTCTATTTAGAGGGTTGAGCTTTACTAAGGTAAAATGGAATATAACTAAAGATATTTTGCTAATAGGGTTACCAGCAGCTATCCAAGCAGCTTTATTTGCAGGGTTTTCAATTATTATTGCCAAAATTATTGCCTTATGGGGAACCTATGCTATAGCAGCTCAAAAAGTCGGGGCACAGATTGAATCTATTTCATGGGCAACATGTGAAGGGTTCTCAGTTGCAGTGTCAACCTTCATAGGACAAAATTATGGTGCAAAGAAGTATGATCGTTTGAAGAAAGGATACATGGTATCTATTGGTATGGTTACAGTTATAGGTACAGTAGCTACTATTCTTCTATTAACCTTAAATGAAGAGATTTATAACCTCTTTGTTTCTGAACCAGAGACCATTGCAATAGGGATTAATTACTTAATCATTATAGCTTTTTCACAGATTTTTATGTGTATTGAAATCGCAACAATGGGAGCATTTAATGGTATTTCTAAGCCAGGCATATCTGCGATTGTAGTCATATCTTTAACAGCCTTGCGTATTCCTATGGCCTTAGCGTTAAGTGCAACTTCCCTTGATATAAATGGAATCTGGTGGGCATTAACAATAACCAGCATATTAAAGGGTATATTTCTACTAATAATGTTCATTATGTATATGGAGAAAAAAATAAAACCACAACTAAAAGAACTAAAGATTAGTTAA